In the genome of Nocardia terpenica, one region contains:
- a CDS encoding SDR family oxidoreductase, protein MTRIEGAVALVTGGRRGLGRAFVDELLRRGAAKVYATARTPEPDANPRIEPLALDVTDAASVAAVADRARDVDIVVNNAGVLLPAPLLRADMADVIATFETNVFGPLRVAQAFAPILAARGGGALVDIHSVLSWGAGAAAYGASKAAFWSLTNSLRVELAAQHTQVVGVHLAFADTDMVRRLDVEKIDPARVAAAVFDGVQRGEREVLVDEATRRVKAALSGPVEGLTLAIGR, encoded by the coding sequence ATGACGAGAATCGAGGGCGCGGTCGCGCTGGTGACCGGCGGGCGGCGCGGGCTCGGCCGCGCATTCGTCGACGAACTGCTGCGCCGCGGCGCGGCCAAGGTCTATGCGACGGCCCGCACGCCCGAGCCCGATGCGAACCCGCGCATCGAACCGCTCGCCCTGGATGTCACCGACGCGGCGTCCGTCGCGGCGGTGGCCGACCGGGCCCGCGATGTCGACATCGTGGTCAACAACGCGGGCGTGCTGCTGCCCGCGCCGCTGCTGCGGGCCGACATGGCCGATGTCATCGCCACATTCGAGACCAATGTCTTCGGCCCGCTGCGGGTCGCGCAGGCGTTCGCGCCGATCCTGGCGGCCAGGGGCGGCGGCGCGCTGGTCGACATCCATTCGGTGCTGTCGTGGGGCGCGGGCGCGGCGGCCTACGGGGCGTCCAAGGCGGCGTTCTGGTCGCTGACCAATTCGCTGCGCGTCGAGTTGGCCGCGCAGCACACCCAGGTGGTCGGGGTGCATCTGGCCTTCGCGGACACCGACATGGTGCGGCGGCTCGACGTCGAGAAGATCGATCCGGCCCGGGTCGCCGCCGCGGTGTTCGACGGCGTGCAGCGCGGCGAGCGCGAGGTGCTCGTCGACGAGGCGACCCGGCGGGTGAAGGCCGCGCTGTCCGGCCCGGTCGAGGGGCTCACCCTCGCCATCGGCCGCTGA
- a CDS encoding tautomerase family protein, with product MPLWHIYHPADTYSEADKKNFARDITDFYTGFGLPAFYVVVVFDEVDESSFFVGGEQATDTVRIVVEHLARHLDDPALRKRSTERLNEIMAPYTRDRGLHWEFHTYESPRDLWMIAGLFPPGPGTEVEQTWARENKPLPYY from the coding sequence ATGCCGCTCTGGCACATCTATCACCCGGCCGACACCTACTCCGAGGCGGACAAGAAGAATTTCGCCCGGGACATCACCGACTTCTACACCGGCTTCGGCCTGCCCGCGTTCTACGTCGTGGTGGTATTCGACGAGGTCGACGAGTCCTCGTTCTTCGTCGGCGGCGAGCAGGCGACCGACACCGTGCGGATCGTCGTCGAACACCTGGCCCGCCATCTCGACGATCCCGCCCTGCGCAAACGCTCCACCGAGCGACTGAACGAGATCATGGCCCCCTACACCCGCGACCGCGGATTGCATTGGGAATTCCACACTTACGAGTCGCCCCGGGACCTGTGGATGATCGCCGGTCTCTTCCCGCCGGGGCCGGGCACCGAGGTCGAGCAGACCTGGGCCCGGGAGAACAAGCCGCTGCCGTACTACTGA
- a CDS encoding VOC family protein yields MKASIDALSLAVDDVERAMRFYRDGLGLSTPGIIGTEFVADQENPGGTVAMFTLDNGMLLSVYGRTDLATDAGVPLERVTGSAVGLGWFVDSRDEVDRVLARAAAAGGTIIRAPLTRPWGIYAGYFADPDGHLWEVVYFLDGSRPGE; encoded by the coding sequence ATGAAAGCCTCCATCGATGCCCTCAGCCTCGCCGTCGACGACGTGGAGCGCGCGATGCGCTTCTACCGCGACGGCCTCGGCCTGTCCACGCCGGGGATCATCGGCACGGAATTCGTTGCGGACCAAGAGAATCCGGGCGGCACCGTCGCCATGTTCACCCTCGACAACGGAATGCTGCTGTCGGTGTACGGGCGCACCGACCTGGCCACCGACGCCGGGGTGCCGCTCGAACGAGTCACCGGCTCCGCCGTCGGCCTGGGCTGGTTCGTCGACAGCAGGGACGAGGTGGACCGGGTGCTCGCCCGCGCCGCGGCGGCGGGCGGCACCATCATCCGCGCGCCGCTGACCCGCCCGTGGGGCATCTACGCGGGCTACTTCGCCGACCCGGACGGCCACCTCTGGGAGGTCGTGTACTTCCTGGACGGCAGCCGCCCGGGGGAATGA
- a CDS encoding ornithine cyclodeaminase family protein, with translation METTRIPAPVGTTLLLSDDEVRRATDMTALVDAIETALGEAPGPRLAMPQRSNLRIEGTFLRLAPAIMGGAGVLGLKMFHGSFERGVRYLVVLCDIATGAVTGLVDAAYLTAARTGATSGVATGRLARADARTVGIIGAGLEAETNLAAVAAVRAIRRAKVFSPRPFRREAFAERMSATLGIEVAPVDSAREAVAATDVVVAATNTGSGGPVALRGEWLEPGQHVVSIGSTAPALRELDTDTFTRADAVCFDAPPDLVIAESGDITAWHDLDPQAVAAAPTLTALLRDEARGRRRADDITVFKSIGAADQDLAAAVAVCERARTLGIGTEIGSVASLKTF, from the coding sequence GTGGAGACGACTCGAATCCCGGCACCGGTGGGCACGACGCTGCTGCTGAGCGACGACGAGGTGCGCCGGGCCACCGATATGACGGCACTGGTCGACGCCATCGAGACCGCGCTCGGCGAGGCGCCCGGGCCGCGGCTGGCCATGCCGCAGCGATCCAATCTGCGGATCGAGGGCACGTTCCTCCGGCTGGCTCCGGCCATCATGGGCGGGGCGGGGGTGTTGGGGCTCAAGATGTTTCACGGCTCGTTCGAGCGCGGGGTCCGATACCTGGTGGTGCTCTGCGATATCGCGACCGGCGCGGTGACGGGCCTGGTCGACGCCGCCTATCTCACGGCCGCGCGCACCGGGGCCACCTCCGGGGTGGCGACCGGGCGGCTGGCCCGGGCCGACGCCCGCACCGTCGGCATTATCGGGGCCGGTCTCGAGGCCGAGACCAATCTCGCCGCGGTGGCTGCCGTGCGGGCGATCCGGCGGGCGAAGGTGTTCAGCCCCAGGCCGTTTCGGCGCGAGGCATTCGCCGAGCGGATGAGCGCGACACTCGGCATCGAGGTCGCGCCGGTCGACTCCGCCCGGGAGGCGGTCGCCGCGACGGATGTGGTGGTGGCCGCGACCAATACCGGATCCGGCGGCCCGGTCGCGCTGCGCGGCGAATGGCTCGAGCCCGGACAGCACGTGGTGTCGATCGGCTCGACGGCACCGGCCCTGCGCGAACTCGACACCGACACCTTCACCCGGGCCGACGCCGTCTGCTTCGACGCCCCACCCGATCTCGTCATCGCCGAGTCGGGCGACATCACGGCCTGGCACGACCTCGATCCCCAGGCGGTCGCGGCCGCGCCCACCCTGACCGCGCTGCTGCGAGACGAGGCTCGGGGCCGACGCCGGGCCGACGACATCACGGTCTTCAAGTCCATCGGCGCCGCCGATCAGGATCTCGCGGCCGCCGTCGCCGTGTGCGAAAGGGCTAGGACCCTCGGAATAGGCACCGAGATCGGCAGCGTCGCCTCACTGAAGACGTTCTGA
- a CDS encoding TetR/AcrR family transcriptional regulator has translation MADAETARPRPGRPAQLNRERIVDAAFSAGNLDTLTMRDLAARLEVTHGALYRWVRNRDELFDLVSEAMIDRILPPDGPGGGQWREWLARVAWAMHDHFLSVPGYATRTARPHRHTAHSFGRLRGAVVTAFTDAGVDPELAEQSWYIFITSVVSWLATQENPLDLGRSAPRFDLFLGTLLRGLPAREPGAQRPS, from the coding sequence ATGGCCGATGCCGAGACAGCCCGCCCCCGACCGGGACGCCCCGCCCAGCTGAACCGCGAGCGGATCGTCGACGCCGCGTTCTCGGCCGGGAACCTCGACACGCTGACCATGCGCGACCTCGCGGCGCGGCTCGAGGTCACCCACGGCGCCCTCTACCGCTGGGTCCGCAACCGCGACGAACTGTTCGATCTCGTCAGCGAGGCGATGATCGACCGCATCCTGCCCCCCGACGGTCCGGGCGGCGGGCAATGGCGGGAATGGCTGGCCCGGGTCGCCTGGGCCATGCACGACCATTTCCTGTCCGTCCCCGGCTACGCCACCCGCACCGCGCGCCCGCACCGCCACACCGCCCACTCCTTCGGGCGGCTGCGCGGCGCGGTCGTCACCGCCTTCACCGACGCCGGGGTCGATCCCGAACTCGCCGAGCAGAGTTGGTACATCTTCATCACCTCCGTCGTCAGCTGGCTTGCCACCCAGGAGAATCCGCTCGATCTCGGCCGCAGCGCCCCCCGCTTCGACCTGTTCCTCGGCACACTCCTGCGCGGCCTGCCCGCGCGGGAGCCGGGTGCGCAGCGACCGTCCTAG
- the tuf gene encoding elongation factor Tu, with protein MAKQPYIRTKPHLNIGTMGHVDHGKTTLTAAITKVLAERGGGSFVPFERIDRAPEEVARGITITIAHVEYETATRHYAHVDMPGHADFVKNMITGAAQIDGAILVLSAQDGVMPQTVEHVLLARQVGVEHIVVALNKADIGDAELLELVELEVRELLTAHGYDGAGTPVVPVSGLRALQGDSYWSAAVLALLDAVDAHIPTPVRYTDTPFLLPIENVLTITGRGTVVTGAVERGRVRPGDRVAVLGYGSELETVVTGIETFGRTMEFAEAGDNVALLLRGVQRGQVRRGQVVAAVGSIAVRTRFSARIRLLSAAEGGRRTAIATGYRPQFYLRTGDVVGDVTLGSTPLALPGETVDATVTLGQPVPLEPGLGFAVREGGRTVAAGSVLTVDG; from the coding sequence ATGGCCAAGCAGCCCTACATTCGCACCAAGCCGCACCTGAACATCGGCACCATGGGTCACGTCGACCACGGCAAGACGACCCTGACCGCCGCCATCACCAAGGTCCTCGCCGAGCGCGGCGGCGGCTCGTTCGTGCCGTTCGAGCGGATCGACCGCGCGCCGGAGGAGGTCGCGCGCGGTATCACCATCACCATCGCGCACGTCGAATACGAGACCGCCACCAGGCATTACGCGCACGTCGACATGCCGGGGCACGCCGACTTCGTGAAGAATATGATCACCGGCGCCGCGCAGATCGACGGCGCGATCCTGGTGCTGTCCGCCCAGGACGGCGTGATGCCGCAGACCGTCGAGCACGTGCTGCTGGCCCGGCAGGTCGGCGTCGAGCACATCGTGGTCGCGCTGAACAAGGCCGATATCGGTGACGCCGAGCTGCTGGAGCTGGTCGAGCTCGAGGTCCGCGAGCTGCTGACCGCGCACGGCTACGACGGCGCGGGCACCCCGGTGGTGCCGGTCTCCGGATTGCGTGCGCTGCAAGGCGATTCGTATTGGTCGGCGGCGGTGCTGGCGCTGCTGGACGCGGTGGACGCGCACATTCCCACGCCGGTGCGCTACACCGATACGCCGTTCCTGCTGCCGATCGAGAACGTGCTCACCATTACCGGGCGCGGCACCGTCGTCACCGGTGCGGTGGAGCGCGGCCGGGTCCGCCCGGGCGATCGGGTCGCGGTGCTCGGGTACGGCTCGGAGCTGGAGACGGTGGTCACGGGCATCGAAACCTTCGGCCGGACAATGGAGTTCGCGGAGGCGGGCGATAATGTCGCGCTGCTGCTGCGCGGCGTGCAGCGGGGGCAGGTGCGGCGCGGGCAGGTCGTCGCCGCGGTCGGCAGCATTGCCGTGCGCACCCGCTTCAGCGCGCGGATCCGGCTGCTGTCGGCCGCGGAGGGCGGGCGGCGCACGGCGATCGCCACCGGCTACCGGCCGCAGTTCTACCTGCGCACAGGGGATGTCGTCGGCGATGTCACGCTCGGCTCGACGCCGTTGGCGCTGCCGGGCGAGACCGTCGACGCGACAGTGACACTGGGGCAACCGGTTCCGCTGGAGCCGGGGCTCGGTTTCGCGGTCCGCGAGGGCGGCCGGACCGTCGCGGCGGGCTCGGTGCTCACCGTCGACGGCTAG
- a CDS encoding GNAT family N-acetyltransferase, with amino-acid sequence MIEEQVLTAEDWRLWRRLRRQALGESAAAFGSTLAEWSGAGDTEQRWRARLSDVPLNVVLHLDGEPAGMVSACSCADGTVELISMWVAPFARGRGVGDAAVLSVVRWADSREVVLSVKTGNEPAAALYRRHGFTDIGRSPDDPGERLMRRALTRTRPR; translated from the coding sequence ATGATCGAAGAGCAGGTTCTGACAGCCGAGGACTGGCGGCTGTGGCGGCGATTGCGGCGGCAGGCGCTCGGCGAGTCGGCGGCCGCGTTCGGTTCCACGCTTGCGGAGTGGAGCGGGGCGGGCGATACCGAACAGCGGTGGCGCGCACGCCTTTCCGATGTTCCGCTGAATGTGGTGCTGCACCTGGACGGCGAACCGGCGGGCATGGTGTCGGCCTGTAGCTGTGCCGACGGCACGGTCGAGCTCATCTCGATGTGGGTGGCGCCGTTCGCCCGCGGTCGCGGTGTCGGCGATGCGGCCGTGCTTTCCGTTGTGCGCTGGGCGGATTCGCGCGAGGTCGTGCTGTCGGTCAAGACCGGCAACGAGCCCGCGGCGGCGCTCTACCGACGCCACGGCTTCACCGACATCGGCCGCTCACCGGACGATCCCGGTGAGCGGCTGATGCGCCGCGCGCTCACCCGGACACGGCCGCGATAG
- a CDS encoding NAD(P)/FAD-dependent oxidoreductase, protein MVALVRVVVVGAGYAGVMAANRLAAKGRSDVEVTVVNPWAVFVERIRLHEHAAGTSNAVRQLRGLLHRDVRLRVATVVGIGERAALLDDGDALEYDRLVYAVGSTTSRGIAGHENAWGIADFESAMGLRARLRQLPPGARVVVIGGGATGIESSAEIACRYPDLRVELVSRAVGAGLPESSRARIARKLTGIGVRVRTGLRVTGIRRDGIDTDTGPVPSDCTVWAGAFGVPDLALRSGLPVTDDGRLRTDDTLVCEGHRRIVGVGDAVAPPPRVGAHLRMSCQAAIPMGAHGADTTLALIRGERPAPVSIGMAGTGMSLGRRDGFIQTAHPDDTPRELALSGRPAALLKERVCRFTLTSLRFPRAYRWLPGPDPLPAPIAAVSG, encoded by the coding sequence GTGGTCGCGTTGGTGCGGGTGGTGGTGGTCGGCGCCGGATACGCGGGCGTGATGGCCGCGAATCGGCTTGCGGCGAAGGGACGTTCGGATGTCGAGGTGACGGTCGTCAATCCCTGGGCGGTGTTCGTGGAACGCATCCGGCTGCACGAGCACGCGGCCGGGACGTCGAATGCGGTGCGGCAGCTGAGGGGTCTGCTGCACCGCGACGTCCGGCTGCGGGTGGCGACGGTGGTCGGCATCGGCGAGCGGGCGGCGCTGCTCGACGACGGGGACGCGCTCGAGTACGACCGGCTGGTCTACGCGGTGGGCAGCACGACGTCGCGAGGCATCGCCGGACACGAGAACGCCTGGGGCATCGCCGATTTCGAGAGCGCCATGGGGTTGCGCGCACGACTGCGGCAGCTGCCGCCGGGGGCGCGGGTCGTGGTGATCGGTGGCGGCGCGACCGGGATCGAGAGCTCGGCCGAAATCGCCTGCCGGTACCCGGATCTGCGGGTCGAGCTGGTCTCGCGGGCGGTCGGAGCCGGGTTGCCGGAGTCCAGCCGTGCGCGAATAGCGCGCAAGCTCACCGGGATCGGCGTGCGGGTGCGGACCGGGTTGCGGGTCACCGGGATTCGCCGGGACGGCATCGATACCGACACCGGCCCGGTGCCCAGTGACTGCACCGTGTGGGCGGGGGCGTTCGGCGTGCCGGATCTGGCGCTGCGCAGCGGGCTGCCGGTGACCGACGACGGCCGGTTGCGGACCGACGACACGCTGGTGTGCGAGGGACATCGGCGGATCGTCGGCGTCGGTGACGCGGTCGCGCCCCCGCCGCGGGTCGGCGCGCATCTGCGGATGAGCTGCCAGGCCGCGATACCGATGGGCGCGCACGGCGCGGATACGACGCTGGCCCTGATCCGGGGCGAACGGCCCGCGCCGGTGTCGATCGGCATGGCCGGGACGGGCATGAGCCTCGGCCGCCGCGACGGATTCATCCAGACCGCGCACCCGGACGACACGCCACGCGAACTCGCCCTGTCCGGGCGGCCCGCGGCATTGCTCAAGGAGCGGGTCTGCCGGTTCACCCTGACGTCGCTGCGGTTCCCGCGCGCCTATCGCTGGCTGCCCGGCCCGGACCCGCTGCCCGCGCCTATCGCGGCCGTGTCCGGGTGA
- a CDS encoding ABC transporter ATP-binding protein yields MTTPPTVSVRRIARLFRRHRWRLLIVCALIACSSVTSLVSPFLLRAILDVALPHGRTGLLSLLALGMVGVTIVNSCLSVGQVYLSTLVGQRIMHDLRSAVYARLQRMSLAFFTRTRTGDIQSRIANDIGGMQATVTNTATLLVSSVTTVVAGVAAMLALDWRLTIAALCLLPVSARVSWRVGGQRKDIIALRQRHLATLTSLVQESLSVSGILLSRAVGRSGELTRRFAEGSATLADLEVRASMAGQWQQSGVSVVLAAMPTAMYWVAGMTATHGRPMVSIGTLVAFTTLQQGLLGPTMSLLQMGVAVRGSTALFERVFEYLDLPVDVPEPQNPLRPSVVRGHVRLEDVAFHYDGSTPALWDISVDVPAGTSLAVVGATGAGKTTLGYLVPRLYDVTAGRVTLDGYDVRELSFDTLAAAIGVVSQETYLLHASVADNLRFGRPDATRDELIAAARAAHIHDLIASLPDGYDTIVGERGYRFSGGERQRLAIARTLLRNPPVLVLDEATSALDTATERAVQEAVDALAAGRTTITIAHRLSTIRDADQIVVLHEGRIVERGTHEHLLAQGGRYAALVRKDHRYAAAL; encoded by the coding sequence ATGACCACGCCGCCGACGGTGTCCGTGCGGCGGATCGCGCGCCTGTTCCGGCGGCACCGGTGGCGGCTGCTGATCGTGTGCGCCTTGATCGCGTGCTCGTCGGTGACGTCGCTGGTCTCGCCGTTCCTGTTGCGCGCGATCCTGGATGTGGCGCTGCCGCACGGCCGGACCGGGCTGCTGTCGCTGCTGGCGCTGGGCATGGTGGGCGTGACGATCGTGAATTCCTGCCTGTCGGTGGGGCAGGTGTATCTGTCCACGCTGGTGGGGCAGCGGATCATGCACGACCTGCGCAGCGCGGTGTATGCGCGGTTGCAGCGAATGTCGTTGGCGTTCTTCACCCGTACCCGCACCGGCGACATCCAGTCGCGGATCGCCAACGACATCGGCGGCATGCAGGCCACCGTGACCAATACCGCCACCCTGCTGGTCTCCAGCGTCACCACGGTGGTGGCCGGGGTGGCGGCGATGCTGGCGCTGGACTGGCGGTTGACGATCGCCGCGCTGTGCCTGCTGCCGGTGTCCGCGCGGGTGTCCTGGCGGGTCGGCGGGCAGCGCAAGGACATCATCGCGCTGCGGCAGCGGCACCTGGCCACGCTGACGTCGCTGGTGCAGGAGTCGTTGTCGGTCAGCGGGATTCTGCTGTCCCGGGCGGTGGGCCGGTCCGGGGAACTGACCCGGCGGTTCGCCGAGGGCTCGGCCACGCTGGCCGATCTGGAGGTGCGCGCCAGCATGGCCGGGCAGTGGCAGCAGTCCGGGGTCTCCGTCGTCCTGGCGGCAATGCCGACGGCCATGTACTGGGTGGCGGGGATGACCGCGACCCACGGCCGCCCGATGGTGTCGATCGGCACCCTGGTCGCCTTCACCACCTTGCAGCAGGGGTTGCTGGGTCCGACGATGTCGCTGTTGCAGATGGGGGTCGCGGTGCGCGGCTCGACCGCGCTGTTCGAGCGGGTCTTCGAGTATCTGGATCTTCCCGTCGATGTACCGGAGCCGCAGAATCCATTGCGGCCGAGCGTTGTTCGCGGTCATGTGCGCCTGGAGGACGTCGCGTTCCACTACGACGGATCGACGCCCGCGCTGTGGGATATCAGCGTCGATGTTCCGGCCGGGACGAGCCTGGCGGTGGTCGGGGCGACCGGCGCGGGCAAGACCACGCTCGGCTATCTGGTGCCCCGGCTGTACGACGTCACGGCGGGGCGGGTCACGCTGGACGGATACGACGTGCGGGAGCTGAGTTTCGACACGCTCGCCGCCGCAATCGGTGTCGTCTCCCAGGAGACCTATCTGCTGCACGCGTCCGTGGCCGACAACCTCCGTTTCGGGCGGCCCGACGCCACCCGGGACGAGCTGATCGCCGCGGCGCGGGCGGCGCACATCCACGACCTGATCGCCTCGCTGCCCGACGGATACGACACGATCGTCGGTGAGCGCGGCTACCGCTTCTCGGGCGGGGAACGCCAGCGCCTCGCCATTGCCCGCACCCTGCTGCGCAATCCGCCCGTCCTGGTGCTCGACGAGGCTACCAGCGCCCTGGACACCGCGACCGAGCGGGCGGTGCAGGAGGCGGTCGACGCGCTCGCCGCCGGGCGCACCACCATCACCATCGCGCACCGCCTGTCCACCATTCGCGACGCCGACCAGATCGTGGTCCTGCACGAGGGGCGGATCGTGGAACGCGGGACCCACGAACACCTTCTGGCCCAGGGCGGCCGGTACGCGGCGCTGGTGCGCAAGGACCACCGGTACGCGGCCGCGCTGTGA
- a CDS encoding S26 family signal peptidase, with translation MNRPLLRGVPVLVLGLALARAVLGRRFVAVTVRGASMEPTYRHGDRVLVRRTAVAGRGQVVVVGEGGAAHPPLGSRPWQIKRVAGISGDPVPRECASALTGLRPSDRVPDGKLVLLGDNPRVSVDSRQQGYFPADWVLGTVIRPLSGGSR, from the coding sequence ATGAACAGGCCGCTGCTCCGCGGGGTCCCGGTGCTGGTGCTCGGCCTCGCCCTGGCCCGCGCGGTGCTGGGACGCCGCTTCGTCGCGGTCACCGTCCGCGGGGCCAGCATGGAGCCGACCTACCGGCACGGGGATCGAGTCCTGGTGCGCCGCACCGCCGTTGCCGGACGCGGTCAGGTGGTGGTCGTCGGGGAGGGTGGGGCCGCGCACCCACCGCTCGGATCGCGGCCGTGGCAGATCAAGCGGGTGGCCGGGATCTCGGGCGACCCGGTGCCCCGCGAGTGCGCCTCCGCGCTGACGGGGCTGCGGCCGTCCGATCGGGTGCCGGACGGCAAGCTGGTGCTGCTCGGCGACAATCCGCGAGTCAGCGTCGACTCGCGGCAGCAGGGATATTTCCCGGCGGACTGGGTGCTGGGCACCGTGATCCGTCCGCTGTCCGGCGGGTCCCGATGA
- a CDS encoding MauE/DoxX family redox-associated membrane protein, whose translation MQYFVLGIRGLIGAVFLAAFLGKVAGREAFGEFAGSVRDMRLLPAGFVRPVARLVVGIEGSIWLLLTVPVRLTGIVGLSVAAALLGVFALGVHHSVQRDVRTPCRCFGRTATPLGPRHVARNVLLGIASAAGALGTAPAGPAQLGGAAVAVTGGVLLGLLIAALDDVVELFRPVTPAAPHSR comes from the coding sequence ATGCAGTATTTCGTCCTCGGCATCCGGGGCCTGATCGGTGCCGTATTCCTGGCGGCGTTCCTCGGCAAGGTCGCGGGCCGAGAAGCATTCGGTGAGTTCGCCGGGTCCGTGCGTGACATGCGTTTGCTACCAGCCGGTTTCGTCCGTCCGGTGGCCCGGCTCGTGGTCGGGATCGAAGGCTCGATCTGGCTGCTGCTGACAGTTCCGGTGCGGCTCACCGGCATCGTGGGGTTGTCGGTCGCGGCCGCACTGCTGGGGGTGTTCGCGCTCGGTGTGCACCACAGCGTGCAGCGCGACGTTCGCACTCCCTGCCGCTGTTTCGGCAGGACCGCCACTCCCCTGGGTCCGCGGCACGTGGCGCGAAATGTGTTGCTGGGCATTGCCTCGGCCGCGGGCGCGCTGGGGACCGCTCCGGCGGGACCCGCACAGCTTGGCGGTGCCGCGGTGGCGGTGACCGGCGGCGTGCTGCTCGGATTGCTGATCGCGGCGCTCGACGATGTCGTCGAGTTGTTCCGTCCGGTGACCCCGGCGGCACCTCACTCTCGTTGA